One window of the Lytechinus pictus isolate F3 Inbred chromosome 5, Lp3.0, whole genome shotgun sequence genome contains the following:
- the LOC129262390 gene encoding zinc finger protein Xfin-like → MCITLDFKEEVIDREYVEQDESSQDQIRKGIIHIKQEILEGDDIDTTLQKDEYKQPDSFDTENKQKIPIDHASADDKPILSIVKEEPIGPDDNLPPNSDQPMPYWNNPLRFAAIAQFATLIGKQRTEEEVSCCSTCRKGFPSKGSLFEHLRLHTNEIEHDYVVDKGKFYHRAVTKKHPHKGKGKKPSCSTLSSKSKKVLTATFFPQSHGKNRAVTAERLSSKTKGEKGSSSTKGNNCQRYRCHICRELFTCMFGLRQHLKKHDPPKVPKRKSPAKTEMSLKCPKCTSSFMSKSSLLQHVAVIHAGTKYHKCSQCEDGFWKENQLLEHINDSHNKEWQCSTCDKTYESQIAFNIHIRTHAKVKQYDCLVCYRAFIHKHSLDKHMKTHQKLKCAECGKEFLFQQNLVNHMRTHTGEKPFKCSECQKNFMFETSLKNHMKRHATPHRSPKSFKCTVCQKEFMYENNLTKHMQKHAPLHGCPKCEKSFYFKDNLTKHLRKHSTPEPFHCSSCKMLFKTKSALKIHRTTEHPTEGSLQCSKCKKSFRYKKSYNKHMKSHRDKNPYTCAICKYIFPSTHSLAIHVRKHKGKAMVHKCRYCEMTFKFRSFLTKHIISKHDGINLHKCSQCHMRYLTQTELFRHEKKHSTGENTISV, encoded by the exons ATGTGCA TTACCTTGGATTTCAAAGAAGAAGTGATAGATAGAGAGTACGTAGAACAAGATGAATCATCCCAAGACCAGATCAGAAAAG GTATTATACACATCAAGCAAGAAATTTTAGAGGGGGATGATATTGATACAACTCTGCAAAAAG ATGAATACAAACAACCCGATTCTTTTGACACAGAGAATAAACAAAAGATACCAATTGACCATGCATCAGCAGACGATAAACCAATCCTATCAATTGTCAAAGAAGAACCCATAGGACCTGATGATAACCTTCCTCCAAACTCTGATCAACCCATGCCATACTGGAACAATCCATTGAGATTTGCTGCCATCGCTCAATTTGCTACACTCATTGGTAAACAGAGGACTGAAGAAGAGGTATCCTGCTGCTCCACTTGCAGGAAGGGCTTCCCCTCTAAAGGTTCCCTCTTTGAACACCTAAGACTTCACACCAATGAGATTGAGCATGACTACGTTGTAGATAAGGGGAAGTTCTACCATAGGGCTGTTACCAAGAAACATCCACATAAAGGCAAAGGGAAGAAGCCATCATGTTCTACTCTGAGTTCCAAGAGTAAGAAAGTGTTGACTGCTACTTTCTTTCCACAGAGTCATGGAAAAAATAGAGCAGTTACTGCAGAACGTCTTTCCTCGAAAACCAAGGGTGAGAAAGGTTCAAGTTCTACAAAAGGAAATAACTGTCAACGTTATAGATGTCATATATGTAGGGAGCTCTTCACTTGTATGTTCGGCCTTCGTCAACATTTGAAAAAGCATGATCCGCCCAAAGTACCGAAGCGAAAGAGCCCTGCAAAGACTGAAATGAGTCTCAAATGCCCAAAGTGCACCAGTTCATTTATGAGTAAGAGTAGTTTGCTGCAGCATGTGGCCGTCATTCATGCTGGGACCAAGTATCATAAATGTTCTCAATGCGAAGACGGATTCTGGAAAGAAAATCAGTTGCTGGAACATATAAATGATAGTCACAATAAGGAGTGGCAGTGTAGTACATGTGATAAGACATACGAATCGCAAATTGCATTCAATATCCATATCAGAACCCATGCTAAAGTGAAGCAGTATGATTGTCTTGTTTGCTATCGAGCATTCATTCACAAACATTCTCTTGATAAACACATGAAAACGCACCAAAAGCTTAAATGCGCCGAATGTGGGAAGGAATTTCTCTTCCAGCAGAACCTGGTGAACCATATGCGAACACATACTGGAGAAAAGCCATTCAAGTGTTCGGAATGTCAAAAGAATTTCATGTTTGAAACCAGCCTCAAGAATCACATGAAAAGGCACGCCACTCCTCACCGCTCTCCTAAATCTTTCAAGTGTACGGTATGTCAGAAGGAATTCATGTACGAAAACAATCTAACAAAACACATGCAAAAGCACGCTCCCCTTCACGGCTGTCCTAAATGCGAGAAAAGCTTCTATTTCAAGGACAACCTCACAAAGCATCTCCGAAAACACTCTACCCCGGAGCCATTCCACTGTTCTTCTTGTAAAATGTTGTTCAAAACAAAGTCAGCGCTGAAGATCCATAGGACAACTGAACACCCCACGGAAGGCTCTCTTCAGTGCAGCAAGTGTAAGAAGTCATTCAGATACAAAAAAAGTTACAATAAGCACATGAAATCACACAGAGATAAAAACCCATATACATGCGCCATATGCAAGTATATATTCCCATCTACACATTCCCTTGCCATCCATGTAAGAAAACACAAAGGCAAAGCAATGGTGCATAAATGCAGGTATTGTGAAATGACATTCAAATTCAGGTCGTTCCTTACTAAGCATATCATTAGTAAACACGATGGGATTAATCTCCATAAATGCTCTCAATGTCACATGAGGTATTTAACACAAACAGAGCTATTCAGACATGAAAAGAAGCACAGCACAGGAGAAAATACTATTTCTGTTTAA